ACTATCCCCTTtgtctcaactaagttcttatgtgtttttactgagtctacagttTTTGCTGGGTCTCCAATTTTTGCTGGGTCTACAACCACCACACTGttcttgtgaagacgaagtcctgtCTCCACACCGAGGATATcttctattgtgttgtgtggcacgagaaccatgctaaatgggatagattcagaacagatctagcagctccaaactgggcatccatgaggcgctgtggaccatcatcagcagcagaattgtattcaaccacaatctgtaacctcatggccctgtatatccctcattctaccattaccatcaagtcaatgATGAGTGTAGAAGGGCATGCCGGGAGCaaaaccaggcatacctaaaaatgaggtgtcaacctggtgaagctacaacacaggactacttgcatgtcaaacagcaaagcagcatacaatagacagggctaagcaattccACTACCAGTCAATCAAgtcaaagatctgcagtcctgccgcagccACTTTGAATGGTATTCAATGGAcacttaaacaactaacaggaggatgaggctccacctcaatgatgggggagcttagaacatcagtgcaaaagacaaggccgaaTTATTTGCAACcacattcagccagaagtgccaagtcgatgatacatctcggccttctgctgaggtccccaggatcacagatactctacatgatatcaagaaacagctgaaggtgcgGATGCTGCAAAGACttcgggtcctgacaacatcccggcaatagtactgatgacttgtgctctagaactaaccACGCCCGTAGCCAACattttccagtacagcgacaaaagTGGCATctaccgacaatgtggaaaattgcccaggtatgtctgattcacaaaaagcaggacaaatccaatacagTCATTATGGCTCCACGAACctcttctcgatcatcagcaatgtCATGAgaggtgtcattgatagtgctatcaaacagcacttacacagcaataacctactttcaggcgctcagcttgggttccaccagggctaccaggctcctgacctcattatagccttggtccaaacatggtcaaaagactgGACCTCAAGAAtggaggtgaaagtgattgcctttgacattaaggcagtatttgactgagtatggcatcatgaatcccttgcaaaattgaagtcaatgggaatcaaggggaaacctctgaactggttggagtcatacctggcaaaaaggaagatggctgtggtaattgcaggccaattatctcagctccaggagatcactgcaggagtttctcagggtagtgtcctaggcccaactatcttcagctccttcgtcaatgaccttccttcaatcataaggtcagaagtggagatattcactgttcagcaccattcacgatgcatttactttgcatcagtattcaacaaggaggagaacttggaggatgatgagcctagggaagggagtgcagatagtctcagtcatctcattatcaaaacggaggaggtgttgggtgtcttgcaaagcattaaggtagataaatccccagtacgtgatgggatctaccctagaatactgagggaggcgagggaaggaattgctggggccttgaccgaaatctttgcatcctcattggctacaggtgaggtcccagaggactggagaatagccaatgttattcctttgtttaagaagggtggtaaggataatccaggaaattataggccggtgagccttacgtcagtggtagggaaacgattagagaggattcttcgggacaggatttactcccatttggaaacaaacgaacttattagcgagacacagcatggttttgtgaaggggaggtcgtgtcttactaatttgattgagttttttgaggaagtgacgaagatgattgatgagggaagtgcggtggatgttgtctatatggactttagtaaagcctttgacaaggtcccgcatggcagactggtgcaaaaggtgaagtcacacgggatcagaggtgagctggaaagatggatacagaactggctcagtcacagaagacagagggtagcagtggatgggtgtttttctgaatggagggatgtgactcgtggtgttccgcagggatcagtgctgggacctttgctgtttgtagtatatataaatgatttggaggaaattgtagctggtctgattagtaagtttgcggatgacacaaaggttggtggagttgcggataatgatgaggattgtcagaggatacagcaggatatagattggttggagacttggacagagaaatggcagatggagtttaatccggacaaatgtgagataatgcattttggaaggtctaatgcaggtgggaggtatacagtaaatggcagaacccttaggagtattgacaggcagagagatctgggcgtacaggttcacaggtcactgacagtggcaatgcaggtggataaggtagtcaagaaggcatatggcatgtttgccttcatcagtcgtagcatagagtataaaaattggcaagtcatgttgcagctgtccagaaacttagttaggccacacttcgaatattgcgtgcaattctgttcgccacactaccagaaggacgtggaggctttggagagagtacagaggaagtttaccaggatgttgcctggtctggagggcattagctatgaggagaggttggaaaaactcggattgttttcactggaacgacggaggtggaggggcgacatgatagaggttcacaaagttatgagcggcatggacagagtggatagtcagaagctttttcccagggtggaagagtcagttactagggggacataggtttaagatgtgaggggcaaagtgtagaggggatgtgcaaggcaagttttttacacagagggtggtgagtgcctggaacttgctgccaggggaggtggtggaagcagatacgatagcgacgtttaagagacatcttgacaaatatatgaataggaagggattggagggatatgggccccggaggtgcagaaggtgttagtttaggccggtatcaagatcggcgcaggcttggagggccgaatggcctgttcctgtgctgtactgttctttgttttttgttctttgttcctcagatactgaagcaagtggcaagtaacattcacatcacaataGTGACAGgccatgatcatctccaacaagagagaatttaaccatctgccCTTCaccttcaacggcattatcatcactgaatcatcCAATATCAACATCTCCTGGGGTGTTACCTTTGGCCAGACATTGaacttgaccagccatataaatactatggctacccgagcaggtcagagactgggaattctctcttgcataactcacctcctgactccccaaagcctgtccaccatcttcaaggcccaagtgtgatggaatactgtccacttgtctggatgtgtgcggatccaacaacactcaagaagttccacaccatccaggaaaaattaGTCTACTCGATCAGCATCCCAcctaccacctgaaacattcactcccttcagcactgacgcacagtggcagcagtatgtaacaaagacaagatgtactgcagcaacacaccaaggctccttccacagcaccttccaaaccagtgacctcttccacttagaaagacaagggaagcagttgcatgggaacaccaccagctgcaggttcctctccaaaccacacaccatcctgactttgaactatatccttccttcactattgctggatcaaaaccttgaattccctccctaacagaactgtgggtgtacccataccagatggacagcagcggttcaagaagatggcaccaccaccttctcaagggtaattagagatgggtaacaaatgctggccttcccagcaatgcccacatcccatgaaagaataaaaatattgTGAGCTTGCAATATATTCGTTTCTGGCGGATATACAACTGTTTTAGCAAAGGGACAACAGAAACATTTTCTGAACCCATACACAGGATGTTACGCTTCTTTGAGGTGTTTGCCATACTCCGACCCTTCGGCGTTCTTACAAACCATCAGCCAGTTCATGATCTGTCGGTCCGAGTGATCAAGTGATTCAGAATGTTCGCGAGTGTTGTACTTCAGTGCCTCTCTGTTTTGGGGATCATTTTCACAGGTAACAGTTCCCGCGATACCTTACTTTCTCATTAAATATGGTAGTTATTTAACTTTCCGTTGATATAAAATGTTTCATTTTCCTTTGTACATATTTCCTGATTCCCTTATTCTCGCGCTTTTCCTTCTGTAATACAATTTCATTATCATATTTTCCGATAGCTTGCGGCGAAACTTCAGTCAAAGTGAATCAGTACCCTGAGAGTAGGAGCATAAACCTGGGAAGAAATGTTTCCTTTCGCTGCACGCTTCCCATGTTTCAAGACGGCCCACCTGTGAATGTCTACTGGTGGAAGGAGGGTGATAATCAATATCTAAACACAGGACAGGATGACAGAAAATTAATTAGCGTTAAGACTGGATTCAAAGCCGTTCTTTGGATAATCAATGTGAGTGTACAAGACGCAGGAGTATACTATTGTACTGTCACTCATCGAGGCAAAATCGTTGGAAACGGAACGGGATCCAATTTAGTTGTAACGGGTAAGTATAAAAACAACGAATGAGATCCCTGTAACTGTAATATTTCACAATTCGGAACATTTATTGACTGTGCTTCGAAGGATTCACATCCATTGTTTTAGCATGCATACATTCAAATTGCACCTGTGACGGCTGCAGTTATTTTCTGATATGAATCACAATATTTCAGCAATATTGATCAAAACAAGGATTATCACTTATTTGTTTGATTCCCAAAATATACAGGAAACGGTATGCCGCAAACTATTGAATTAAAATTGCAGTATCATTTACGGAGGTGTATATCTCGACAGTGTTAGATACAAGCGCGGATCTGCCGCTCTGAGCACAGATATTGCCCTATTTGAGATTTATTTTGCCTCCGTTACGCGAGACTGACTGTTTCTATCTGGATTCAGATTTCCGTAGCTCTAATTTAATAATCTATATGTCAGGATCTTTGAAAGGGCATATTACTGACAGTTAAATTTTACATTCTGTAGCTTGAGCCTCCCATCCCATTTTTCTTCATGATTTTCACCTGTAAATAAGGTATCATCCTGGACCTTGGCGCCAGTGTCCCTCTAGTTTGATAAATTATATTTTCTCATCAGTTCTTATGTTCAACAGAGTTCGCAGCGGTACCGCGAAACAGGGGAGCAACGCAAATTACATCCCGCTCAATTTTCTTTCCCATTCGAAtagaaaattggaagagctgtgaaACGGGCGACCCACTCGGTATCATCCGTTTTTTCTTGCCCGGCGGTAACATTGCAATTACCGCcgaaataggggcggcacagtggcgcagtggttcgcaccgcagcctcacagctccagggatccgggttcgattccgggtactgcctgtgtggagtttgcaagttctccctgtgtctgcgtgggttttctccgggtgctccggtttcctcccacaagccaaaagacttgcaggttgataggtaaattggccattataaattgtcactagtataggtaggtggtagggaaatatagggacaggtggggatgtttggtaggaatatgggattcgtgtaggattggtataaatgggtggttgatgttcggcacagactcggtgggccgaagggcctgattcagtgctgtatctctaaataaataaatataaggcAATATTggagcaaatgaccaaaagcttgatcaaaagaggtaagttttaaggaatggCTGAACGGAAGAAAGTGAGGAACgatgtggaaaggtttagggatggaatttcagagttggagcccaggcagttgaaggcacggtaaccaatggtggagtgagtaaaaacagtgctgtatctctaatctaatctaaaaacttgTGAAAATCTGTTTGCGATGCAACTACTGACAGCGCAAAGTGAACATCAATGCAGTGTCACAAAGACTCACCCTCTACCCCCACATCCCCTCCCGCCACCCCCCAGCCCCGACCCCCCTCCGCCCACCGCCACGACCGCGACCTCCTCCAACGTGTAGTTAGAAATGGGCTGAAACAAAACGTCCGTGAACCTTGATTGATGTCCTATTACGTTATTTTCCTCCATTTTCTTTTAGTTCCGCCAACTCCAGTGAAAATTAAATATCAGCAACCTGAGGATTCATCTGTTTCTCTAACTGTTGCGTGCGTGACATCTCCCTTTTATCCAGAGAGTATCAGCTTCACTTGGTATAAGGATGGCAACAAAACTACAACTGGGATAAGTAACGTTGTTGAACCCAACACCGACGGACTATATGAAGCCTCCAGCCGCTTGCAAGAGACGCAGTTTGTCCCGCCCGGAACTGTTTATATCTGCCTGGTCTCTCACAGTAGCCTCCAAATTTCAGCCATGGCCATTTACGTTGTCATCTATCACAGCACAGGTGAGATTTCAGATAAAATCGGAGAATTGTACATTAtcgaaagaggtcatttggcctggCGTGCCTGTgcggcctctttgaaagagctgtccagtttaGTCCCCATAACTCTGCAGATTAAACCCCTTCAAgtaacatgtccaattgccttttgaaaattccTGTATAAATTGCTTCCAACAATCTTTCAGCTCGTGTATTCTGCATCTCAACACCCCCGTGAGAAAAGAATTCCCCTCAAAAACCGTCTCGTCCTTTTGCCAATAGTTTTAAACCTATGACTTTCGGCTATCGACCCATTTCTTCAGAGGAATGTTTCTTCCTACTTGATTcattaaaacccttcataattttgaatatttcTCTTAGGTATCCCCTTAATTTTCTGTGTTCTAATGAGAGCATTCCTAGCTTCGCCAATATCTCCACGTGGCTGAAGGCTCTCCTCCTTGTTACAGCCAGTAAATCTCGTCTGTATTCTCTGCAAGACCTTGACATTCTTTTAAAATGCGGTGCCCAGCATTGTGCACAATAATCTAACTGAGAACTAACTGGAGATGTGTAAACTTTAGCATGGCTTCCATGTTTTTGCATCCAATGCCTCTATTCAGAAAACTAATTACCGCACAAGGTTCCTTGACCGACGTATTaacttgctctgccaccttcaaagatgtgtaGATATGCACCCCGAGCTTCTCCTGATTTAGTATGCCCCTCAAAATGTCACTATTTCCATTATACTACCTCTCCATATTGTTTCACCCAAAGTGCACACTTCAGACTTATCCACATTGAATTGCACTTACCATTCGTCTGCCCATTTCCTCACTGTATTTTCTCCTAAAGTCTGCTACTACCCTTCTCACCATTTACTACGTTACTAATTTTCCATCATTAACATTCTTGAAATTGTACTCCCTATATCACGTCCCGGTAATTTATGCATATCAGGTAAAGTATTAGCCCTGATACTGATCCCTGAGGGAATCCCACTGCATATTTCTCTCCTGTCAAAAATCTACTCTCTGCCACCTATCACTTAGCAAATTGCATACCCAAGGTACCTCGGTGCATTAAATCCAATATGTCATAGCTCAACATTCTTTTGTTCCATAAAATTGTACCTTAATACAAAAATATTAAATAAACATTTGCATTTATTTCACGTTTTgcacgaccactggacatctcaaagtgttttcCTGCCAATGAAGTATTTATGATGTATAGTCGCCGTTGTAATGTAAAAAAAACGcgatagccaatttgcacacaagctcccataaacagcaatttgataatgaacagataatttgtttaatgatgtcgattgagggataaatattggcgagcacaccaaggataactcccctgctcttctttgaaatagtaccatgggcttttttacatccacttgagaagggatttttaacatcacatctgtaggacagcacctccaaaagtgcagcagtgcagcgctccctcagtactacattggacTGTCAGCCTTAATTTTGGTGCTCAAGCCCTAAAGtagaacttgaacccagaaccttacaACTCagcggcaagagtgctaccaaccatGCTACCATGGTTGATGTCAATCGCAACAACTGACTGaaaaacattcgaattatctattttCAGGGAATTGTCTTATTGAATTGAACAGCATACAGTTTCGATTTATATGTTTAATTTAcatcttgtaggtggtgatgtCACCCGttacttgctgatttctgcatctgcAGGGGGTGTGTTCGTATTATTGGTGCTCAGCCTCGTCATTGTGAAGCCATGTGTCTCAAAGAAAAACAACGGTAAAAAATAATTCAGGTTTTTTTTTACTAACGTTAACACAAATTTCAAAGAGACAATAGTTAGCCTGTCCCACAGGAACAAAGGTGATTGCTGAACACAGATGTTTTCCTGGGATTGAAAATAAATGAGACTCTACACAGGCACGCCAGGGTACCATTGTAGGGGTAGATTCAAATTTCTGAAATAGAGTGGAATATTCCAAGGTCTCCAGTGACTGACGGAGATTCGTGGTGGAATTGTATGGGTTTGCTAATGACTGGAATGGAGGCGGGGGCCATTAAATATCGACGGAAGGCTGTGGGTGGACTGCCCCTCACCTTCCCATCGCCATGCGATTTTTTGGGGCAGGAAAGGCCTTCCCAACCAAAGGCCAATTGAAGCCAGTAAGTGCCCAATTAACAGCCAATTAACAGCCAATTAAAGGCCATTTCCCAACGCCACTGGTATTCTaccagaggttggggggggggggggggtgccacaaAATGGGAAGATCCCAGTAAAACAAGATGACCTCCCTGCAGTCTTTGGGggaccctcctctgtgggcaatctgtagctCACAGAGCGTCCCCAGTGGGAAAGGTCACCCATCCATGAACAgccctctcccctctccacccgcccccccccccccccccccacacacacacccccttctCTTCCCCTCGCCAGTACCTGCCGGACTAGCCCTGGAGACCCTACCACTCTGACTGGGGCCTTGGTCTCCAG
This sequence is a window from Heterodontus francisci isolate sHetFra1 chromosome 17, sHetFra1.hap1, whole genome shotgun sequence. Protein-coding genes within it:
- the LOC137379122 gene encoding tyrosine-protein phosphatase non-receptor type substrate 1-like isoform X1 — translated: MFASVVLQCLSVLGIIFTACGETSVKVNQYPESRSINLGRNVSFRCTLPMFQDGPPVNVYWWKEGDNQYLNTGQDDRKLISVKTGFKAVLWIINVSVQDAGVYYCTVTHRGKIVGNGTGSNLVVTVPPTPVKIKYQQPEDSSVSLTVACVTSPFYPESISFTWYKDGNKTTTGISNVVEPNTDGLYEASSRLQETQFVPPGTVYICLVSHSSLQISAMAIYVVIYHSTGGDVTRYLLISASAGGVFVLLVLSLVIVKPCVSKKNNGVRNDGERSNSPKQQSMQGTADVMAPYAELEIMNPLKTPRPKHQERTAHAQVGTKQRTPDNKLTYAAVSMAGSKKTSKPNDKDKSTEYAQLRIEKKEWTLFTWNRKPRDIGVPCGTRCICVHI
- the LOC137379122 gene encoding tyrosine-protein phosphatase non-receptor type substrate 1-like isoform X2 → MFQDGPPVNVYWWKEGDNQYLNTGQDDRKLISVKTGFKAVLWIINVSVQDAGVYYCTVTHRGKIVGNGTGSNLVVTVPPTPVKIKYQQPEDSSVSLTVACVTSPFYPESISFTWYKDGNKTTTGISNVVEPNTDGLYEASSRLQETQFVPPGTVYICLVSHSSLQISAMAIYVVIYHSTGGDVTRYLLISASAGGVFVLLVLSLVIVKPCVSKKNNGVRNDGERSNSPKQQSMQGTADVMAPYAELEIMNPLKTPRPKHQERTAHAQVGTKQRTPDNKLTYAAVSMAGSKKTSKPNDKDKSTEYAQLRIEKKEWTLFTWNRKPRDIGVPCGTRCICVHI